The Verrucomicrobiota bacterium genomic sequence TACTGTGAAAGATCTTAGAGATACCATAGGTTGTGTATCCATTCTCAGAAAAATGTTGGGGAAGGGTAATAAAATCTCTTCCTAAAATGGTGCGAAACTCATTTGCATTATTATTTGTCCAAATATTGCTAGTGTCAGGTCTGAGCCCGGTAAGTATAGCATTTCGAGAAGGGCCACAAACAGCTTGCTGACAGTGAGCATTAGTGAAGCGCACTGCAGTCGACGCAAAGGAGTCAAGATTTGGCGTATGCGTTTGATTGTCTCCAAAGGCTCCGATCTTCGGTTTTAGGTCATCTACAAATATAAATATGACGTTATAGTCTCCTTGAGGGAGCAGATTTGCATGGAGACACATGGGTAAAATAAAAATAGTGACCGAAGCTCCTAAAAGAAAAAAGTCTCTAGGAAAAGGCCTCTTCTGTCGAATCGAAAGGTATTGATACAGATGGGATTTAATTGTGCTTAGAGATATCATAAAGTAATCCAATCCTATTAAACCAGACTGAGCTCAAAAAGTTTCCTTATAATTTAAATATTGTGTTAGATATCTTCAAGCGAATAATCCATTTTAGCTAACGCCCATCTCCATGTGCTGGCGGGATGAAGAGTATGGAGATTAATTTTAATTAAACTTTTTTGTCATAACCCGGGATCCATAGATCAAGTTAATAATGACGTGTCGGGGTAGATAAAAACCTTCATAGACTCGAAATCTTTCGAATAATATTCGCTACTTCAGAGCTAAAGTAAGCGGCTCTTCTTACGGAGTTTCTGCTGTTTCGTCTTCGGTGGAGTACATGCTAGGGTGAGGCAGAAAGATTTCGTGATTACCACTTTCGCGTAGAGAGGTAATCAGTGTTTGAGAAGCGTTCCTGCGTTTTTCTTGCGTAAGAGAACCAATGATCTGTTGCTTTACTTGAGCAAAGGGTATGGTTTCAGGCTTGGTCTTACCTGTAACTTCCAAAAAGTGGTACCCAAAGTTTGTTTCAAATACATGGCTAAGTTTTCCAACGTCTAGAGTGAAGGCTAGTTCTTCAAACTCGGGCACCATGCGACCTTTGGGGAATGTGCCGAGTTCACCCCCCTTCTCTTTTGAGCCGGGATCCTCCGAAACTTCAGCGGCAACTTTGGCAAAGTCTTCGCCCTGGGTAATACGAGAGCGAGCTGCCTCAATTTTCTTTTTACTAGATGCTCTAGCTTCGTCGGTGGCATCGGGTGTATTCTTTATTAGGATATGTCGAGCACTTACCATCTCTGGCTTAAGAAAACGTTGTTTATTTTCTGCGTAAAAAATTTCAGCTTGTTGCTCGGTAACTTCTAAACTTTCACTATTAGCAGTTTCTATTAGAGTTAGAAACTTAGAGCGGAAATAGGCTTCATTATTAAATTCTTCTACAGTGAGTCCGTTGCCTTCAAGGTTGGCTTGAAACTGTGCTTCATCCTGAAAGCGTGCTCTAAAATCGCTGATCATAGTTTCTGCCTTCTTGTGAATATCCTCTTGCGAGAGGTCGCTGGCAGCTTTGTCAATGAGCTTGCGCGTTACCATGTCATCCAATACATTCCATTCAAATTCCTTTTGCTGAGCAGCATCTAGTGCGGGATGAGAGGGAGGTCTGCGCTTGGAGTGTTTTTCAATTTCAGCATCCAATGCTTCACGAGTAATGTCTGTGTCATGAACTTTGGCAACAATAGAGTAGGGCTCGGATTGCTCCGCATCTATTTTTCGCTCAGTGGCGGTCGTGGAATCTGTCGGTGAACAATTAGCAAGCACTAAGAAAGCTAATAGGGGTATTATAGCAGTAGGAAAAACAATGCATCGGAAGGGTTTAGGCATAGTGCCCGACTGTGACAGGATTGATGATCATATCAA encodes the following:
- a CDS encoding peptidylprolyl isomerase, encoding MPKPFRCIVFPTAIIPLLAFLVLANCSPTDSTTATERKIDAEQSEPYSIVAKVHDTDITREALDAEIEKHSKRRPPSHPALDAAQQKEFEWNVLDDMVTRKLIDKAASDLSQEDIHKKAETMISDFRARFQDEAQFQANLEGNGLTVEEFNNEAYFRSKFLTLIETANSESLEVTEQQAEIFYAENKQRFLKPEMVSARHILIKNTPDATDEARASSKKKIEAARSRITQGEDFAKVAAEVSEDPGSKEKGGELGTFPKGRMVPEFEELAFTLDVGKLSHVFETNFGYHFLEVTGKTKPETIPFAQVKQQIIGSLTQEKRRNASQTLITSLRESGNHEIFLPHPSMYSTEDETAETP